A part of Desulfomicrobium baculatum DSM 4028 genomic DNA contains:
- a CDS encoding IscA/HesB family protein, with amino-acid sequence MFTLQPAAKAQLDEHFGGKDKEPIRIYLASGCGGPRLGLALDEKKDNDQIFDVDGYSFLVEGDLFEQAKPMTVLFDQNMGFTVESSMVFPEGEGGCSSCGCGGSCG; translated from the coding sequence ATGTTTACTCTCCAACCGGCGGCAAAGGCGCAGCTGGATGAGCATTTTGGCGGCAAGGACAAGGAACCCATTCGTATATATCTGGCTTCAGGCTGCGGCGGACCCCGTCTCGGGTTGGCTCTGGACGAGAAGAAAGACAACGATCAGATCTTCGATGTGGATGGATATTCCTTCCTGGTCGAAGGCGACCTGTTCGAGCAGGCCAAACCCATGACGGTTCTTTTTGATCAGAATATGGGTTTCACCGTGGAATCCAGCATGGTCTTCCCGGAGGGCGAGGGCGGTTGCTCCTCCTGCGGGTGCGGCGGAAGCTGCGGCTGA
- a CDS encoding diguanylate cyclase — translation MEPLTPSSCINVLLGISRGLSHRTSIQKTLEEICIHVESYFSPRHLAFLLVDPDTGDLTFNHVVGEKTDLVSGKKLRKGTGLAGWVAETQEALLIEDAAKDPRFATQFLTAKTKGCSTVMAVPLKSGDMVYGVLELIDTRHGEPFTKKALADFAAIAEVTAVALERAYYFQAMRRMAETDQLSGLPNKRTFDRFMEREIEVCKRYGTPSSVVLLTIENLRRLNEEYGPSSVDKIIQMLAVVLVDEVRKVDVACRIASNRFAVIMPNTPRPAALDVSQRINTKIAQQSATRQMPYFSVILDVVSGIQDDVTPLLGICDTNKTASRGFRKFRNVAENLVLLLNEEKQAMERRQYYRKNVQLAGQFENPDTGETGDFLLDNISLNGVGFTTLLSHRLVRGALIKVRFRLDDSRRTEVTRLTRVKYLSERYVGCQFADQKSYDSDLGFYLMR, via the coding sequence ATGGAGCCGCTTACGCCTTCTTCATGCATAAATGTCCTCCTTGGAATTTCCAGGGGACTTTCGCATCGGACCAGCATTCAAAAGACGCTGGAAGAAATCTGCATCCATGTGGAAAGCTATTTTTCCCCCAGGCATTTGGCTTTTTTGCTTGTGGACCCGGACACCGGCGACCTGACTTTCAATCACGTCGTGGGTGAAAAGACAGATTTGGTCAGCGGTAAGAAATTGCGAAAGGGTACGGGGCTGGCCGGATGGGTCGCCGAGACCCAAGAAGCCCTGCTGATCGAGGACGCGGCGAAAGATCCGCGTTTCGCTACACAATTTTTGACGGCCAAGACCAAGGGCTGTTCAACCGTCATGGCTGTCCCGCTCAAAAGCGGGGATATGGTCTACGGCGTCTTGGAACTCATCGACACCCGGCACGGGGAACCGTTTACAAAGAAGGCTCTGGCGGATTTCGCAGCCATCGCGGAGGTCACGGCCGTTGCGCTGGAGCGGGCATATTATTTTCAGGCCATGAGGCGCATGGCCGAAACGGATCAGCTCTCCGGGTTGCCGAACAAGCGGACTTTCGACCGCTTCATGGAACGTGAGATCGAGGTCTGCAAGCGATACGGCACTCCGTCGAGCGTGGTGCTGCTCACGATCGAGAATCTGCGCAGGCTCAACGAGGAATACGGACCGTCGAGCGTGGACAAGATCATCCAGATGCTTGCGGTAGTTCTGGTCGATGAAGTGCGAAAGGTCGATGTGGCATGCCGCATCGCCTCGAACAGATTCGCGGTGATCATGCCCAATACGCCCCGGCCGGCCGCCCTCGATGTCAGCCAGCGCATCAACACCAAGATCGCCCAGCAAAGTGCGACCAGGCAGATGCCGTATTTTTCCGTAATTCTTGATGTCGTGTCCGGCATTCAGGACGACGTCACTCCGCTGCTGGGGATTTGCGACACAAACAAGACCGCGTCCCGAGGCTTTCGCAAATTTCGCAACGTGGCCGAAAATCTTGTGCTGCTCCTCAACGAGGAAAAGCAGGCCATGGAGCGCAGGCAGTATTACCGCAAGAATGTGCAGCTCGCTGGGCAGTTCGAGAATCCGGATACGGGCGAGACGGGTGATTTCCTGCTGGATAATATTTCCTTGAATGGCGTCGGGTTCACCACGCTGCTCTCCCATCGCCTGGTTCGAGGGGCTCTGATCAAGGTTCGTTTTCGTCTGGACGACTCGCGACGTACGGAAGTCACCCGCCTGACCCGTGTCAAATACCTGAGCGAGAGGTATGTCGGATGCCAGTTCGCGGACCAGAAAAGCTATGACAGCGATCTCGGCTTTTATTTGATGCGCTGA
- a CDS encoding divergent polysaccharide deacetylase family protein: protein MPPKKRKKKKPATKGSGFSLFKSLFWICVVLLTGLTLFVAMHLPLRHAPSKSGTVQPPVASKASEAPAASSQKKPRPEQAPVRNASVQKEQAQAYEAPVDDFDAKVRSVDLAILMGLAAQGESESRMRHRAVEVRRHRGQEFYYQNLTINLGQEVFPFLAELKKNLDQLGSEFSLQTVDNNPRDLEISILGEPTHHIFLPLALVPESEPEVQTAKAPRLVIIIDDLGESMAVAKRLAALPFAVSFSVLPHNTKARQVSNLARQENLELLLHLPCEPEGYPKTANSGPGTLRVNMTPADLEQTLADNLARLPDVDGVNNHMGSRLTQDKKAMTIVLGHLQGQGKFFVDSLTTPKSCVRDVSNTLGMRYYRRHIFLDNTAKEHAVLLQLKKAESLAKRTGLAVAIGHPYPATLSALESWAKSRDMNVVVCKIQDI from the coding sequence ATGCCCCCTAAAAAAAGAAAAAAGAAGAAGCCCGCGACCAAAGGGTCCGGTTTTTCGCTGTTCAAATCCCTGTTCTGGATTTGCGTTGTCCTGTTGACCGGCCTGACTCTTTTTGTGGCCATGCATCTGCCCCTCAGACACGCGCCCAGCAAATCCGGGACTGTCCAGCCGCCGGTCGCGAGCAAGGCCTCCGAAGCCCCCGCAGCCTCGAGCCAAAAGAAGCCTCGGCCGGAGCAGGCACCCGTCAGGAATGCTTCGGTTCAGAAGGAGCAGGCCCAGGCATACGAAGCCCCGGTCGACGACTTTGACGCCAAGGTCCGCAGCGTCGATCTGGCCATCCTCATGGGGCTGGCCGCCCAGGGCGAATCCGAGAGCCGCATGCGGCACCGGGCCGTGGAGGTCAGGCGTCACCGCGGTCAGGAATTTTATTACCAGAATCTGACCATCAATCTGGGTCAGGAAGTTTTTCCCTTTCTTGCCGAACTCAAGAAAAACCTGGATCAACTGGGGTCCGAGTTCAGTCTGCAGACCGTCGACAACAATCCGCGTGATCTGGAGATCTCCATCCTGGGCGAGCCGACCCATCACATTTTTCTGCCGCTCGCCCTGGTTCCCGAGTCGGAGCCCGAGGTGCAGACGGCGAAAGCCCCACGACTTGTGATCATCATCGACGATCTGGGCGAGAGCATGGCGGTGGCCAAGCGCTTGGCCGCCCTGCCTTTTGCCGTCAGTTTTTCGGTGCTGCCGCACAACACCAAGGCGCGTCAGGTCTCGAACCTGGCCCGGCAGGAAAATCTCGAGTTGCTGCTGCATCTCCCCTGCGAGCCGGAGGGCTATCCCAAGACGGCCAATTCCGGCCCCGGCACCTTGCGGGTGAATATGACTCCGGCCGATCTGGAGCAGACTTTGGCCGATAATCTGGCGCGCTTGCCGGATGTGGACGGCGTCAATAATCACATGGGCTCACGTTTGACTCAGGACAAAAAGGCCATGACCATTGTTCTTGGCCATCTGCAGGGGCAGGGAAAGTTTTTTGTGGACAGCTTGACCACGCCGAAAAGCTGCGTGCGCGACGTGAGCAACACGTTGGGCATGCGCTACTACAGAAGGCATATCTTTCTCGACAACACGGCCAAGGAGCATGCAGTCCTCTTGCAGCTCAAAAAAGCCGAAAGCCTGGCCAAGCGCACCGGGCTGGCAGTGGCCATCGGTCATCCCTATCCCGCGACGCTGTCTGCGTTGGAGTCATGGGCGAAGTCCCGCGATATGAACGTGGTGGTCTGCAAGATACAAGATATTTGA
- a CDS encoding S41 family peptidase, giving the protein MRLSHFLGTMILLVGLCGTASSSQARDTDHYQALKQFSQVLDLIEKNYVQEVDRTDLIHGAIEGMLNSIDPHSAYIDLEKFKMMQEEFQGEFGGIGIQIGVRDKRLTVIAPIEDTPADKAGLRAGDIILEINGESALDVSLEDAVSKIRGPKGEAVELTILHKDSQAPEKVTIVRGTIPLISVKLKELEPGYVHLRLTDFKANTTEDMHQKLQEYTAKQELKGVVLDLRNNPGGLLNQAISVTDTFLRDGLIVYTQGRNPKSRKDEMASRQSTDVTCPVVVLINSGSASASEIVAGALQDRKRGILIGERTFGKGSVQTIMPLSDGSAVKLTIALYYTPNGRSIQASGIDPDVELPFVAVAEDATQPRDFREANLSKHLDNPNGDVELGPEELEAKEALAQDNQLRIGLSMVKSLPRFMQLTN; this is encoded by the coding sequence ATGCGTCTCAGCCATTTTCTTGGCACGATGATTCTTCTGGTCGGCCTTTGCGGCACGGCCTCGTCCAGCCAGGCTCGGGATACCGATCATTATCAGGCCTTGAAGCAGTTCAGCCAGGTTCTGGATCTGATCGAAAAAAACTATGTCCAGGAAGTCGACCGTACGGATCTGATCCACGGGGCCATCGAGGGGATGCTCAATTCCATTGATCCGCATTCCGCATATATCGATCTTGAAAAATTCAAAATGATGCAGGAAGAATTTCAAGGGGAATTCGGAGGGATCGGCATCCAGATCGGAGTCCGCGACAAGCGCCTGACCGTGATCGCCCCCATTGAAGACACTCCTGCCGACAAGGCGGGCCTCAGGGCCGGAGACATCATTCTTGAGATCAACGGCGAATCGGCGCTGGACGTTTCCCTTGAGGACGCCGTGTCCAAGATTCGCGGCCCCAAGGGCGAGGCCGTGGAGCTGACCATCCTGCACAAGGATTCCCAGGCTCCGGAAAAAGTGACCATCGTGCGCGGCACCATCCCGCTGATCAGTGTCAAGCTCAAGGAACTTGAGCCCGGCTATGTGCATCTGCGGCTGACCGATTTCAAGGCCAACACCACAGAGGACATGCACCAGAAATTGCAAGAGTACACCGCCAAGCAGGAACTCAAGGGCGTTGTCCTGGACCTGCGCAACAACCCCGGCGGACTGCTCAATCAGGCCATTTCCGTGACCGACACCTTTTTGCGCGATGGACTCATCGTCTATACCCAGGGGCGTAACCCCAAGAGCAGAAAGGACGAGATGGCTTCCCGGCAATCGACGGACGTGACCTGCCCGGTGGTCGTGCTTATCAATTCCGGTTCGGCCTCGGCCTCGGAAATCGTGGCCGGAGCTTTGCAAGACCGCAAGCGGGGCATCCTGATCGGAGAACGCACCTTCGGCAAGGGCTCCGTGCAGACCATCATGCCCCTGTCCGACGGCTCGGCGGTCAAGTTGACCATCGCCCTTTACTACACGCCAAACGGCAGATCCATCCAGGCTTCGGGCATCGACCCCGATGTGGAGCTCCCGTTTGTGGCCGTGGCCGAGGATGCAACGCAGCCGCGCGATTTCCGGGAGGCGAACCTGTCCAAGCATCTGGACAATCCCAACGGGGACGTGGAGCTGGGTCCGGAAGAGCTTGAAGCAAAGGAAGCATTGGCCCAGGACAACCAGCTGCGCATAGGCCTGAGCATGGTCAAGTCCCTGCCGCGCTTCATGCAGCTCACCAACTGA
- a CDS encoding murein hydrolase activator EnvC family protein, with product MNRPSSRPTLRFFAIILLLLGGIAFTASLGLASLEEEMAAKNKQLAERKKAIQSLTDKERSLHKDLAKLEGSVKQAAASLQKLEDELDALKKEQAEGAKRLDELLAEREKTTGRLQELMQTLWPIYLTAKEEGFASVEQWGEANRRETWLTALYREAQSLREDIERQSQIMADQQSVLDQNAARAEAKLDKIKASRAELEKKRTQFEHQIAQVRVKKKESEKEIQGLMGSIAGLRHKISLQSSKKISKLQGKLTWPAKGKRVVSYAPDGNPPSNGIGLSLSAGTPVRSVSWGKVVHNDQLRGFGQVVIVFHGEDYYSLYAFLSEAPLPVGREVERGQQIGVCGFYPAAKGEGLYFELRYRQKVINPLKWLQSG from the coding sequence ATGAATCGTCCGTCATCCCGCCCCACGCTGCGCTTTTTCGCGATCATCCTGTTGCTCCTGGGCGGCATCGCATTCACGGCCTCACTTGGCCTTGCCTCTCTTGAAGAAGAGATGGCCGCCAAGAACAAGCAACTGGCCGAGCGGAAAAAAGCCATTCAGAGCCTGACCGACAAGGAAAGAAGCCTGCACAAGGATCTGGCCAAACTTGAAGGCTCGGTCAAGCAGGCGGCCGCATCCCTTCAGAAGCTCGAAGACGAGCTGGACGCGCTCAAGAAAGAACAGGCCGAAGGCGCGAAGCGCCTGGATGAGTTGCTGGCGGAGCGGGAAAAGACCACTGGTCGCCTGCAGGAATTGATGCAGACTCTGTGGCCCATCTATCTGACGGCCAAGGAAGAAGGTTTTGCCTCGGTGGAGCAGTGGGGCGAGGCCAACCGCCGGGAAACCTGGCTGACGGCCCTGTACCGCGAGGCCCAGTCCTTGCGGGAGGATATCGAACGGCAGAGCCAGATCATGGCCGACCAGCAGTCTGTTTTGGATCAGAACGCGGCCCGGGCCGAGGCCAAACTGGATAAGATCAAGGCTTCCAGGGCCGAGCTTGAAAAAAAGAGGACGCAGTTCGAACACCAGATTGCCCAGGTGCGGGTCAAGAAGAAGGAGAGCGAGAAGGAAATCCAGGGTCTGATGGGTTCCATCGCAGGGCTACGCCACAAGATCAGCCTGCAATCCTCCAAGAAGATTTCAAAGCTGCAGGGCAAGCTGACCTGGCCGGCCAAGGGCAAGCGGGTCGTGTCATATGCGCCGGACGGAAATCCGCCCAGTAACGGCATCGGCCTGTCCCTGTCCGCTGGCACGCCGGTGCGCAGCGTCTCGTGGGGAAAGGTCGTGCACAACGACCAGTTGCGTGGGTTTGGACAAGTGGTCATTGTTTTTCACGGCGAGGATTATTATTCTCTGTACGCCTTTTTGTCCGAAGCCCCCCTTCCGGTGGGCCGGGAAGTGGAACGCGGACAGCAGATCGGTGTCTGCGGATTCTACCCTGCGGCCAAGGGCGAAGGCCTCTATTTCGAATTGCGTTACAGGCAAAAAGTCATTAATCCTTTAAAATGGTTACAGTCGGGGTGA
- a CDS encoding endonuclease III domain-containing protein, with the protein MNREATLRDYYQAMLAALGPSRWWPGRTPFEIALGAILTQNTAWTNVEKAMHALRESGLLDPRALARLTDEELATFIRPAGAFRVKAARVRNFLLFLHRTCDLDMDGLRGETVETLRPALLEVSGIGPETADSILLYALGLPSFVVDAYTRRILNRHGLVPEDIAYGELREFFMDVLPPDPALYNEYHALIVRTGKNWCAKRQGKCPDCPLAVFLEEFSPLTCTGKSIIPHP; encoded by the coding sequence ATGAACCGGGAAGCCACGCTTCGTGACTACTACCAGGCGATGCTGGCCGCGCTGGGCCCAAGCCGGTGGTGGCCGGGGCGAACGCCGTTCGAGATCGCGCTGGGCGCCATTTTGACCCAGAACACGGCCTGGACCAATGTGGAAAAGGCGATGCACGCCCTGCGCGAATCCGGATTGCTCGATCCCCGGGCTCTCGCCCGGTTGACCGATGAGGAGTTGGCGACGTTCATCCGGCCGGCCGGAGCCTTCCGGGTCAAAGCGGCGCGGGTGCGCAATTTCCTGCTTTTTTTGCACAGGACCTGCGATCTGGACATGGACGGATTGCGGGGAGAGACGGTGGAGACGCTTCGCCCGGCGCTGCTTGAGGTTTCCGGCATCGGACCTGAAACTGCCGATTCCATCCTGCTCTACGCCCTCGGTCTACCGTCCTTTGTGGTCGACGCCTACACGCGCCGCATCCTGAATCGGCACGGGCTTGTACCCGAAGATATCGCATACGGGGAACTGCGGGAATTTTTCATGGATGTGTTGCCGCCGGACCCGGCGTTATATAATGAATATCACGCCCTCATCGTGCGCACGGGCAAGAATTGGTGTGCAAAGAGGCAGGGAAAGTGTCCGGACTGTCCCCTGGCCGTCTTTTTGGAAGAGTTCAGCCCCTTGACCTGCACAGGAAAAAGCATCATCCCTCACCCATGA
- the prmA gene encoding 50S ribosomal protein L11 methyltransferase, with translation MSNKLARLALSFAPENEDLVTGLLFLHTPWGWEDGGLKDGLRRLTVHFDRPEQSAETEATLQAACPEMILESTSVDNADWTSAWKKYFTPIPIGSRFVVLPAWLKDEPCAAQPILIEPKMAFGTGHHQTTALCLEALDRLATEGVLTPGQSFLDLGTGSGILGIAAVKLGLVGQGLDIDPVAVDNAHENAALNAVTDAFRPATGSVTDIPREQHFDCILANILANPLIDMAEDICARLSRPGVLILSGILREQADRVVQAYTLQGLAAPQIAYSGEWTLLVFRT, from the coding sequence ATGTCAAACAAACTTGCACGCCTTGCTCTTTCTTTTGCCCCGGAGAACGAGGATCTCGTCACCGGTCTCTTGTTTCTGCACACTCCCTGGGGATGGGAAGACGGTGGGCTGAAAGACGGCCTGCGCCGTCTGACCGTGCATTTCGATCGTCCGGAGCAGTCCGCCGAAACCGAGGCCACGCTGCAGGCCGCCTGCCCGGAAATGATCCTGGAGAGCACAAGCGTGGACAATGCGGACTGGACCAGCGCCTGGAAGAAATACTTCACGCCCATTCCCATCGGGTCGCGGTTCGTGGTCCTGCCGGCCTGGCTCAAGGATGAGCCCTGCGCGGCCCAGCCCATCCTGATCGAGCCCAAGATGGCCTTCGGGACAGGACATCACCAGACCACGGCCCTGTGCCTGGAGGCCCTGGACCGTTTGGCGACGGAAGGGGTCCTTACGCCGGGGCAGTCTTTTCTCGACCTGGGCACGGGCTCGGGAATTCTGGGCATCGCCGCCGTCAAGCTTGGACTCGTCGGCCAGGGGCTCGACATCGACCCCGTGGCCGTGGACAACGCGCACGAAAACGCGGCCCTGAACGCCGTGACGGATGCTTTCAGACCGGCCACGGGGAGCGTCACGGACATCCCTCGGGAACAGCATTTTGATTGCATCCTTGCCAACATTCTGGCCAATCCGCTGATCGACATGGCCGAGGACATCTGCGCCCGCCTGTCCAGGCCGGGCGTGCTGATCCTGTCCGGCATCCTGCGCGAGCAGGCGGATCGCGTCGTACAGGCCTACACCCTGCAGGGGCTTGCGGCTCCGCAGATTGCATACTCCGGGGAATGGACCCTGCTCGTTTTTCGGACATGA
- a CDS encoding aspartate aminotransferase family protein, with the protein MNSEDIKQGEASALCRTYARYPLAVSRAEGTRLFTPEGRVYTDLLAGIAVCNLGHSHPELVEVICAQAKKLVHVSNLFYQEEQVALATRLLGTSHLKRVFFCNSGAEANEGAIKLARRYMREGRGEERFEIITLSGSFHGRTLATLTATGQDKIKTGFGPLPEGFITVPFADLEAMKAAMNERTAAVLIEMIQGEGGVKPLPQEYVRGLAALCAEKGVLLIIDEIQTGVGRTGKFWAHQHLGLVPDIVTVAKGLAGGLPMGAVMCSEEVSKGFPPGSHGTTFGGNALISAVADKVIEIIERDDLCGRAARMGDWLRGRLEGIKSRLPEQIAEVRVHGLMIGIELTHPGAEVWKALLERGFVLNLTQDTVLRLLPPLVITEEELEAFCRALESVLAGK; encoded by the coding sequence ATGAACAGCGAAGATATAAAACAAGGCGAAGCCTCGGCCCTGTGCCGGACCTATGCGCGTTATCCCCTGGCCGTCAGCCGGGCCGAGGGAACGAGGCTCTTCACGCCCGAAGGCCGGGTCTATACCGACCTGTTGGCCGGCATCGCCGTCTGCAACCTGGGGCACTCCCATCCTGAGCTGGTGGAAGTCATCTGCGCCCAGGCGAAAAAACTCGTCCATGTCTCGAACCTTTTCTATCAGGAAGAACAGGTCGCCCTGGCCACCAGACTGCTTGGGACCTCGCATTTGAAGCGGGTCTTTTTCTGCAACTCCGGGGCCGAGGCCAACGAAGGGGCCATCAAGCTGGCCCGGCGCTATATGCGCGAGGGCCGGGGCGAGGAGCGTTTCGAGATCATCACCTTGAGCGGGTCCTTCCATGGCCGGACCCTGGCCACGCTGACGGCCACGGGCCAGGACAAGATCAAGACCGGCTTCGGGCCGCTGCCGGAAGGATTCATCACCGTGCCCTTTGCCGATCTGGAGGCCATGAAGGCCGCCATGAACGAACGCACCGCCGCCGTGCTGATCGAGATGATCCAGGGCGAAGGCGGAGTGAAGCCCTTGCCGCAGGAGTATGTCCGGGGACTGGCCGCGCTTTGTGCCGAAAAAGGCGTGCTGCTGATCATCGATGAGATTCAGACCGGCGTGGGCCGGACCGGAAAATTCTGGGCGCATCAGCATTTGGGCCTTGTGCCCGACATCGTCACCGTGGCCAAGGGCCTGGCCGGGGGCCTGCCCATGGGCGCGGTCATGTGCTCCGAAGAGGTGTCGAAGGGCTTTCCTCCGGGCAGCCATGGCACGACCTTCGGCGGCAACGCGCTCATTTCCGCCGTGGCGGACAAGGTCATTGAGATCATCGAACGCGACGATCTCTGTGGCCGGGCAGCGCGCATGGGTGACTGGCTGCGCGGACGGCTGGAGGGGATCAAATCCCGACTGCCGGAGCAGATCGCCGAGGTGCGGGTGCATGGCCTGATGATCGGCATCGAGCTGACGCATCCCGGGGCCGAGGTTTGGAAGGCGCTGCTGGAGCGGGGTTTTGTCCTGAACCTGACCCAGGATACGGTGCTGCGCCTGCTGCCTCCGCTGGTCATCACCGAGGAGGAGCTGGAGGCCTTTTGCCGGGCTCTGGAATCCGTTCTGGCCGGGAAGTAG
- the dut gene encoding dUTP diphosphatase: MNPCSGTVTIPVKVRFLSETCPPEKFNYATPGSAGIDLRACMEDAEVLIPPGGRYRFPTGIAVECTMPGVAGFVYSRSGLGTKDGLVVSQGVGVIDPDYRGEILVSLLNTSDQTRTVTRGQRIAQLVFQPVVRAEILPQDSLSDTARGAGGFGHTGTI; the protein is encoded by the coding sequence ATGAATCCCTGTTCCGGAACTGTCACCATACCGGTCAAGGTCCGTTTTTTATCGGAAACGTGCCCGCCGGAGAAATTCAACTATGCCACTCCGGGGTCGGCAGGTATTGATCTGCGGGCTTGTATGGAGGACGCGGAAGTTTTGATCCCCCCTGGGGGACGTTACCGCTTTCCTACCGGCATCGCCGTGGAATGCACGATGCCGGGAGTGGCCGGTTTTGTCTATTCCCGAAGCGGCCTGGGAACCAAGGACGGGCTGGTGGTCAGTCAGGGGGTCGGCGTCATCGACCCGGACTATCGCGGCGAGATTCTGGTCAGCCTGCTGAACACTTCGGACCAGACCCGCACCGTGACCCGGGGCCAACGCATCGCCCAGCTCGTGTTTCAGCCCGTTGTGCGTGCGGAGATCCTTCCGCAGGACAGCCTTTCGGACACCGCTCGCGGCGCCGGAGGATTCGGACATACCGGTACGATCTGA